One genomic segment of Tripterygium wilfordii isolate XIE 37 chromosome 9, ASM1340144v1, whole genome shotgun sequence includes these proteins:
- the LOC120005277 gene encoding glutamate receptor 2.7-like gives MWKTNPAKLSSFFVFLSLWILGFTRLMGLAQNNTTSIPVNVGVVLELETGFGKISLSSINMALSDFYASHADYKTRLVLHSRDSNGGVVDAASAALDLMKNVRVQAILGPETTMQANFIIELGDKAHVPTITFTASSPSLTSFHSSYFIRATQNDSSQVAAISAITQAFRWREAVLIYVDNEYGQGIVPYLTDALLAGNTRVAYRSVVSSLATDVEIEAELYKLMTMQTRVFIVHMLPSLGSRVFTKAKEVGMMGEGYVWIMTTSMTNLLSSINASVMESMQGLLGVQPYLPRTTELEEFQVRWKRKFQQDNPTVFDAELNVFGLRAYDATTALALAAEIAVNSTNSLIFKNLNASANSSTDLESIGISQNGPVLLQALLSTRFKGISGEFQLVNGELHSSAFEIVNINGNGARGVGFWTPERGLVRNLNSSNSTTHSAPNSSILAPIIWPGDSTSSPKGLQMPTNEKKLKIGVPTKSGFTEFVQVTNDSNSKKVDGYCKAIFDAVMEALPYAVSYEFIPYAQPNGKEATYDDLVYQVYLRTFDAVVGDTTIRENRSKYVDFTLPYTESGVSMIVPITDNQNYNAWVFLEPLTWDLWVTSACFFVFIGFVVWVLEHRINEDFRGSPAHQAGTSFWFSFSTMVFAHRERVVSNLTRFVVVVWCFVVLILTQSFTASLASLLTVQRLQPTVTDVEQLIKHGENVGYQEGSFVYELLKGLGFNESKLILYGSVDECHDLFTKGTSKGGIKAAFDEVPYVRLLLAKYCNKYTMTEPTFKTAGFGFVFPRNSPLVPDVSRAILTVTEGDKIKGIENAWLVKQSSCQDSSTSVSSSRLSLNSFKGLFLIAGLASVAALILFAAMFVYEHRHVLKHSESRPSIWSRILDLLKIFNQKDLSSHTFKKSEFNDRSGQGRVDTSPKTHSPPSPSNYDHSFTFFGEQGTPSPDRGDTGPNVQQAQEMAIIIEHANPDQKQPRTPDRTHENN, from the exons ATGTGGAAGACTAACCCTGCcaagctttcttctttctttgtcttcCTTTCTTTGTGGATTCTTGGTTTTACAAGATTAATGGGTCTGGCACAAAACAACACAACATCAATCCCAGTTAATGTTGGAGTTGTTCTTGAACTGGAAACAGGATTTGGGAAGATAAGCTTAAGCTCCATCAATATGGCTCTCTCAGATTTCTATGCCTCACATGCTGACTATAAAACCAGGCTTGTCTTGCATTCCAGGGACTCCAATGGAGGTGTTGTTGATGCAGCTTCAGCAG CTTTGGACTTGATGAAGAATGTACGAGTGCAAGCCATACTAGGCCCTGAAACAACGATGCAAGCAAACTTCATAATTGAACTTGGAGACAAAGCTCATGTTCCCACCATAACCTTTACTGCATCAAGCCCTTCCCTCACATCTTTTCACAGTTCATACTTCATTCGAGCCACCCAAAATGACTCCTCTCAAGTAGCAGCCATTAGTGCAATCACACAAGCTTTTCGATGGCGAGAGGCAGTCCTCATTTATGTGGACAATGAGTATGGACAAGGAATTGTGCCTTACTTAACTGATGCCTTGCTAGCAGGGAACACCCGAGTTGCTTACCGAAGTGTCGTCAGTTCTCTGGCCACTGACGTGGAGATTGAGGCAGAGCTgtacaaattaatgacaatgcaAACAAGGGTGTTCATAGTACACATGTTGCCTTCTTTGGGGTCTAGGGTTTTTACCAAAGCTAAAGAGGTTGGAATGATGGGTGAAGGGTATGTTTGGATCATGACAACTTCAATGACCAATTTGTTGAGTTCAATCAATGCTTCTGTCATGGAGTCCATGCAAGGCTTATTGGGTGTTCAACCTTATCTTCCAAGAACTACGGAGCTCGAAGAGTTCCAGGTTCGCTGGAAGAGGAAGTTCCAACAGGACAATCCAACGGTTTTCGATGCTGAACTGAATGTTTTTGGGTTACGTGCATATGATGCTACCACGGCATTAGCCCTGGCGGCTGAAATTGCAGTGAATTCCACCAACTCCTTGATTTTCAAAAACCTTAATGCTTCTGCCAATTCATCAACTGATCTCGAATCAATTGGGATTTCCCAGAACGGTCCGGTGCTTCTCCAAGCACTGCTAAGCACAAGATTCAAAGGAATTTCTGGAGAGTTTCAACTGGTCAATGGAGAATTACATTCTTCAGCTTTTGAGATAGTTAACATAAATGGAAATGGAGCAAGAGGAGTTGGATTTTGGACACCAGAGAGAGGACTTGTAAGAAACCTGAATTCATCTAATTCAACTACACATTCTGCTCCCAATTCCAGCATTCTCGCACCGATTATATGGCCAGGAGATTCCACATCAAGTCCAAAGGGTTTGCAAATGCCTACaaatgagaagaaattgaaaatagGAGTTCCTACCAAGTCTGGTTTCACTGAGTTTGTGCAGGTGACAAACGATTCTAACTCCAAAAAAGTCGATGGTTACTGCAAAGCCATCTTTGATGCTGTCATGGAAGCTTTACCATATGCTGTTTCGTATGAGTTCATTCCCTATGCTCAGCCCAATGGAAAGGAAGCCACTTACGATGATTTGGTCTACCAAGTGTATCTTAGG ACATTTGACGCTGTGGTGGGAGATACAACAATCAGAGAAAACAGGTCCAAGTATGTAGACTTCACATTGCCATACACGGAATCTGGTGTGTCAATGATTGTTCCAATCACAGACAACCAGAACTACAATGCATGGGTATTCCTGGAGCCATTGACATGGGACCTTTGGGTGACCAGTGCTTGTTTCTTTGTCTTCATCGGGTTCGTGGTCTGGGTTCTCGAACACCGGATCAATGAAGACTTCCGCGGCTCACCTGCCCATCAAGCTGGCACAAGCTTCTGGTTCTCATTTTCTACCATGGTTTTCGCACATC GGGAGAGGGTGGTGAGCAACTTGACTAGATTTGTAGTTGTGGTTTGGTGCTTTGTTGTTCTGATTCTCACACAAAGCTTCACTGCCAGTCTCGCAAGTTTACTCACCGTACAGCGGCTGCAGCCCACCGTTACTGATGTGGAACAGCTTATCAAGCATGGGGAAAATGTGGGTTACCAAGAAGGTTCTTTTGTTTATGAACTTTTGAAAGGATTGGGTTTTAATGAATCAAAGCTAATACTTTATGGTTCAGTTGACGAATGTCATGATTTGTTCACCAAAGGCACTTCAAAGGGAGGCATAAAAGCTGCTTTTGATGAAGTACCTTATGTCAGGCTGCTGCTTGCGAAATATTGCAACAAATATACCATGACTGAACCAACTTTTAAAACTGCAGGCTTTGGCTTT GTCTTCCCAAGAAATTCCCCTCTGGTACCTGATGTTTCAAGGGCTATATTAACTGTGACTGAGGGAGATAAAATTAAGGGGATTGAGAATGCATGGCTAGTGAAGCAAAGCAGTTGCCAAGACTCTAGCACGTCGGTCTCTTCTAGTAGGCTTAGTCTTAATAGTTTCAAGGGATTATTTCTAATTGCAGGACTTGCTTCAGTAGCAGCACTCATCCTATTTGCAGCAATGTTTGTTTATGAGCACAGGCATGTGTTAAAGCACTCTGAGTCAAGACCTTCAATATGGAGTAGAATCCTTGATTTGTTGAAAATCTTCAACCAGAAAGACCTCTCTTCACACACTTTCAAGAAAAGTGAATTCAATGACCGGAGCGGCCAGGGACGGGTTGATACCTCTCCAAAAACCCACAGCCCTCCAAGTCCGTCAAACTATGATCATAGTTTCACTTTCTTTGGAGAACAGGGGACGCCTTCTCCTGACCGTGGAGATACCGGTCCAAATGTTCAACAAGCTCAAGAGATGGCAATAATTATTGAGCATGCTAATCCTGATCAAAAACAGCCAAGAACTCCTGATAGAACTCATGAAAACAATTGA